In a single window of the Micromonospora sp. WMMD1155 genome:
- a CDS encoding Glu/Leu/Phe/Val dehydrogenase, translated as MGVFASTDDPVSTGHEQVVFCQDKQSGLKAIIGIYSTALGPALGGTRFYPYAGEEDALADVLDLSRGMAYKNALAGLDLGGGKAVIWGDPEQIKTEALLRAYGRFVESLGGRYYTACDVGTYVADMDVVARETRYVTGRSVEHGGAGDSSILTAWGVFQGMRAAAEHVWGTPSLRGRRVGVAGLGKVGKYLTGHLLEDGAEVVATDVNPKALEWVRSNHPQVTLVDDASALVAADIDVYAPCALGGALNDDTVPALRAKVVAGAANNQLAHPGIEKLLADRGILYTPDYVVNAGGVIQVADEIEGFNFDRAKLRATRIYDTTGEILRLADAEGVPPAVAADRLAERRMAEIGRLRGIHLR; from the coding sequence ATGGGCGTATTCGCGAGCACCGACGACCCGGTATCGACCGGCCACGAACAGGTCGTGTTCTGCCAGGACAAGCAGAGCGGCCTGAAGGCGATCATCGGGATCTACTCCACCGCGCTGGGGCCGGCGCTCGGCGGCACCCGCTTCTACCCGTACGCCGGCGAGGAGGACGCCCTCGCCGACGTGCTGGACCTGTCCCGCGGGATGGCGTACAAGAACGCGCTCGCCGGCCTGGACCTGGGCGGTGGCAAGGCCGTCATCTGGGGCGACCCGGAGCAGATCAAGACCGAGGCGCTGCTGCGCGCGTACGGGCGCTTCGTGGAGTCGCTGGGCGGTCGCTACTACACCGCCTGCGACGTCGGCACCTACGTGGCGGACATGGACGTCGTGGCCCGGGAGACCCGCTACGTGACCGGTCGCAGCGTCGAGCACGGCGGCGCCGGTGACTCGTCGATCCTCACCGCCTGGGGCGTCTTCCAGGGCATGCGGGCTGCCGCCGAGCACGTCTGGGGCACCCCGAGCCTGCGGGGCCGCCGGGTCGGCGTGGCCGGCCTGGGCAAGGTCGGCAAGTACCTCACCGGGCACCTGCTGGAGGACGGCGCCGAGGTGGTGGCCACCGACGTCAACCCGAAGGCGCTGGAGTGGGTGCGCAGCAACCACCCGCAGGTCACCCTGGTGGACGACGCGAGCGCGCTGGTCGCCGCGGACATCGACGTGTACGCGCCGTGCGCGCTGGGCGGCGCCCTGAACGACGACACCGTGCCGGCACTGCGCGCCAAGGTGGTGGCCGGCGCGGCGAACAACCAGCTCGCCCACCCGGGCATCGAGAAGCTGCTGGCCGACCGGGGTATCCTCTACACGCCCGACTACGTGGTCAACGCCGGTGGCGTGATCCAGGTCGCCGACGAGATCGAGGGCTTCAACTTCGACCGGGCGAAGCTCCGGGCGACCCGGATCTACGACACCACCGGCGAGATCCTCCGGCTGGCGGACGCCGAGGGCGTCCCGCCCGCGGTGGCCGCCGACCGGCTGGCCGAGCGACGGATGGCGGAGATCGGCCGACTGCGCGGGATCCACCTGCGCTGA
- a CDS encoding DUF3073 domain-containing protein, which produces MGRGRAKAKQTKVARELKYHSPNTDLTALQRELAGAGKSEHHFDDDSKEFVDDDDEDHADDDPDPWVRPTR; this is translated from the coding sequence ATGGGGCGCGGCCGTGCTAAGGCCAAGCAGACGAAGGTGGCCCGGGAGTTGAAGTACCACTCCCCGAACACCGACCTCACCGCCTTGCAGCGCGAACTGGCGGGTGCTGGTAAGTCTGAGCACCACTTCGACGACGACTCTAAAGAGTTCGTCGACGACGATGATGAGGATCACGCGGACGACGACCCGGATCCCTGGGTCCGTCCGACTCGTTGA
- the amcA gene encoding multiple cyclophane-containing RiPP AmcA: MPESTSDRRPERAADDRVDERVREAAPALVALLREAEAARRRRSEVSGGDGASAVCAWNHFENIPTFYNWNNRPR; the protein is encoded by the coding sequence ATGCCCGAGAGCACCAGTGACCGGCGGCCCGAGCGCGCAGCGGATGACCGAGTCGACGAGCGCGTGCGGGAGGCTGCTCCTGCCCTCGTCGCGCTGTTGCGCGAGGCCGAGGCCGCGCGACGCCGGCGTTCGGAGGTGTCAGGTGGCGACGGCGCGAGCGCTGTCTGCGCCTGGAACCACTTCGAGAACATCCCGACGTTCTACAACTGGAACAACCGCCCGCGCTGA
- the amcB gene encoding cyclophane-forming radical SAM peptide maturase AmcB, giving the protein MRGLAAVPSYVVMQPTTLCNLDCAYCYLPFRATDQRMPVAVAEAVAAAVNPWAAAGRFSVVWHGGEPLAAGREHLADLIAPFGPEVEHHVQTNATLIDDEWCDFFARHEMRVSVSVDGPRARNGDRVNRGGRPAYDRIVRGVAALRRRGLPFSALAVVSRPERGLATELYDYFLDLGCDVLGVNIEETEGVNTRDNRHEESAVTAFWAELVAAWRRAPRIHLREVEWSLRYAAAVLDGSADGVLPRRLDPIPTIGHDGSVIVLSPELAGFEDPRYGDFSSGNVLRTPLADILGAAAATPWVEEFLTGVEACRVSCPYFGFCGGGHAANRYFELGRFDGTETEHCRNSKIRLLEGVLEHAREHQ; this is encoded by the coding sequence ATGCGCGGTCTTGCCGCCGTCCCGTCGTACGTCGTCATGCAGCCCACGACCCTCTGCAACCTCGACTGCGCGTACTGCTACCTTCCGTTCCGGGCCACCGACCAGCGCATGCCGGTGGCGGTGGCCGAGGCGGTGGCGGCGGCGGTCAACCCCTGGGCGGCGGCCGGCCGGTTCTCGGTGGTGTGGCACGGTGGCGAACCGTTGGCCGCCGGCCGGGAGCACCTGGCCGACCTGATCGCGCCGTTCGGGCCCGAGGTCGAGCACCACGTGCAGACCAACGCCACCCTGATCGACGACGAGTGGTGCGACTTCTTCGCCCGGCACGAGATGCGGGTGAGCGTGAGCGTCGACGGGCCGCGGGCGCGCAACGGTGATCGGGTCAACCGGGGAGGCCGGCCGGCGTACGACCGGATCGTGCGCGGCGTCGCGGCGCTGCGCCGACGGGGTCTGCCCTTCTCCGCCCTGGCCGTGGTGTCCCGGCCGGAGCGCGGGTTGGCCACCGAGCTGTACGACTACTTCCTCGACCTGGGCTGCGACGTGTTGGGCGTCAACATCGAGGAGACCGAGGGAGTCAACACGCGGGACAACCGCCACGAGGAGTCGGCGGTGACCGCGTTCTGGGCGGAGCTGGTCGCGGCGTGGCGTCGCGCGCCCCGCATCCACCTCCGCGAGGTCGAATGGTCGTTGCGGTACGCCGCGGCGGTGCTCGACGGCTCGGCCGACGGTGTGCTGCCCCGCCGACTGGACCCGATCCCGACGATCGGTCACGACGGTTCGGTGATCGTGTTGTCCCCGGAGTTGGCTGGTTTCGAGGACCCGCGGTACGGCGATTTCAGCAGCGGCAACGTCCTGAGAACCCCACTGGCGGACATCCTCGGCGCGGCGGCGGCCACGCCGTGGGTGGAGGAGTTCCTGACCGGTGTGGAGGCGTGCCGGGTGTCCTGCCCCTACTTCGGCTTCTGCGGGGGCGGCCATGCCGCCAACCGCTACTTCGAGCTGGGGCGTTTCGACGGTACGGAGACCGAGCACTGCCGCAACAGCAAGATCCGCCTATTGGAGGGAGTGTTGGAGCATGCCCGAGAGCACCAGTGA
- the purM gene encoding phosphoribosylformylglycinamidine cyclo-ligase gives MTHVSERSGAGSSPTGAGGDRQPWTGGAGRQPRKRSVSYADAGVSIDAGDRAVELLKSKVRQTRRPEVLGDLGGFAGLFRLDTKKYKNPILASSTDGVGTKLVIAQQMDIHDTVGIDLVAMVVDDLVACGAEPLFLLDYIATGEVVPDKVAEIGAGIADGCRYAGCALLGGETAEHPGVLRPDEYDISATGVGVVEEADILSPERVEVGDVVIAMRSSGLHSNGYSLVRHVLLGAARMRLDIVIDDFGRQRTLGEELLTPTKIYAKDCLKLIAEAEVRALSHITGGGIPGNLVRVLPEHVDAVVNRSTWKPQPIFDLIQTKGRIDDQDMESTFNMGVGMFAIVSAEDADRALATLTGRGVEAWQAGEIIEGTGNVQMVGQHTRG, from the coding sequence GTGACGCACGTGTCCGAGCGCAGCGGCGCAGGAAGCAGCCCGACCGGCGCCGGCGGCGACCGTCAGCCGTGGACGGGCGGTGCCGGCCGTCAGCCGCGCAAACGCTCGGTCTCGTACGCCGATGCCGGGGTCTCCATCGACGCGGGCGACCGCGCGGTGGAGTTGCTCAAGTCGAAGGTCCGGCAGACCCGCCGGCCCGAGGTGCTGGGTGACCTCGGCGGCTTCGCCGGCCTGTTCCGGCTGGACACGAAGAAGTACAAGAACCCGATCCTGGCGTCCTCCACCGACGGGGTGGGCACCAAGCTGGTGATCGCTCAGCAGATGGACATCCACGACACGGTCGGCATCGACCTGGTGGCGATGGTCGTGGACGACCTGGTGGCCTGCGGCGCCGAGCCGCTGTTCCTGCTCGACTACATCGCCACCGGCGAGGTCGTGCCGGACAAGGTCGCCGAGATCGGAGCGGGCATCGCCGACGGCTGCCGCTACGCCGGCTGCGCCCTGCTGGGCGGCGAGACCGCCGAGCACCCGGGCGTGCTCCGCCCGGACGAGTACGACATCTCCGCGACCGGCGTCGGCGTGGTCGAGGAGGCCGACATCCTCAGCCCGGAGCGGGTCGAGGTGGGCGACGTGGTGATCGCGATGCGCTCCTCCGGCCTGCACTCCAACGGCTACTCGCTGGTCCGGCACGTGCTCCTCGGCGCGGCCCGGATGCGTCTGGACATCGTCATCGACGACTTCGGTCGGCAGCGGACCCTGGGCGAGGAACTCCTCACCCCCACCAAGATCTACGCCAAGGACTGCCTCAAGCTGATCGCCGAGGCCGAGGTGCGGGCGCTGTCCCACATCACCGGCGGCGGCATCCCCGGCAACCTGGTCCGGGTACTGCCCGAGCACGTCGACGCGGTGGTCAACCGGTCCACCTGGAAGCCGCAGCCGATCTTCGACCTGATCCAGACCAAGGGTCGGATCGACGATCAGGACATGGAGTCGACCTTCAACATGGGCGTCGGCATGTTCGCGATCGTGTCGGCCGAGGACGCCGACCGGGCGCTGGCCACGCTGACCGGCCGTGGGGTCGAGGCGTGGCAGGCCGGCGAGATCATCGAGGGCACCGGCAACGTGCAGATGGTCGGTCAGCACACCCGGGGATGA
- the purF gene encoding amidophosphoribosyltransferase produces the protein MPRGDGRLSHDLDPQRPGPQDACGVFGVWAPGEEVANLTYFGLYALQHRGQEAAGIAVSDGSGVVVYKDLGLVAQVFDEPTLASLRGHLAIGHARYSTTGASNWENAQPTIRSTTSGTTIALAHNGNLVNTTELEKEVAERGLVADGSTNDTSLVTMLLAGRPDLSVEAAALEVLPQLRGAFSFVFMDESTLYAARDPHGVRPLVLGRLERGWVVASETAALDIVGASVVREVEPGELIAIDENGLRSTRFAVPEPKGCLFEYVYIARPDATIAGRNVHAARVQIGRQLAKEHPVEADLVIPVPESGTPAAIGYAEASGITYGAGLMKNPYVGRTFIQPSQTLRQLGIRLKLNPLRENVRGKRLVVVDDSIVRGNTQRAIVRMLREAGALEVHVRISSPPVSWPCFYGIDFATRAELLANGLDNDGIRRSIGADTLGYVSLPGLIAATEQPKTRLCRACFDGEYPIELPAGNLIGKHVLEGVSRRVANSALEGPHTNGSSVATPGGVTANRP, from the coding sequence GTGCCCCGAGGCGACGGCCGGCTGAGCCACGACCTTGACCCCCAACGACCTGGCCCCCAGGACGCCTGTGGCGTCTTCGGCGTCTGGGCCCCCGGCGAAGAGGTCGCGAACCTGACCTACTTCGGCCTCTACGCCCTGCAACACCGTGGGCAGGAGGCGGCGGGCATCGCGGTGAGCGATGGTTCCGGCGTGGTGGTCTACAAGGATCTCGGCCTGGTGGCCCAGGTCTTCGACGAGCCCACCCTGGCGAGCCTGCGTGGCCACCTGGCCATCGGGCATGCCCGTTACTCCACCACCGGCGCGTCGAACTGGGAGAACGCCCAGCCGACGATCCGTTCCACCACCTCGGGCACGACCATCGCGTTGGCGCACAACGGCAACCTGGTCAACACAACCGAGTTGGAGAAGGAGGTCGCCGAGCGCGGCCTCGTCGCGGACGGCTCGACCAACGACACCTCCCTGGTGACGATGCTGCTGGCCGGTCGACCGGATCTGTCGGTCGAGGCGGCGGCGCTGGAGGTTCTGCCTCAGCTGCGTGGTGCGTTCAGCTTCGTCTTCATGGATGAGTCCACCCTCTACGCGGCCCGCGACCCGCACGGTGTCCGCCCGCTGGTGCTGGGCCGCCTGGAGCGGGGCTGGGTGGTGGCCAGCGAGACCGCCGCACTGGACATCGTCGGTGCCAGCGTGGTGCGCGAGGTCGAGCCGGGTGAGCTGATCGCGATCGACGAGAACGGCCTGCGCTCCACCCGGTTCGCCGTGCCTGAGCCGAAGGGCTGCCTCTTCGAGTACGTCTACATCGCGCGCCCGGACGCCACCATCGCCGGGCGCAACGTCCACGCGGCGCGGGTGCAGATCGGTCGGCAGTTGGCCAAGGAGCACCCGGTCGAGGCCGACCTGGTGATCCCGGTGCCCGAGTCGGGCACCCCGGCCGCGATCGGCTACGCGGAGGCGTCCGGCATCACCTACGGCGCCGGCCTGATGAAGAACCCGTACGTGGGTCGCACCTTCATCCAGCCGTCGCAGACCCTGCGTCAGCTCGGCATCCGGCTCAAGCTCAACCCGCTGCGGGAGAACGTCCGGGGTAAGCGCCTGGTGGTCGTGGACGACTCGATCGTTCGCGGCAACACCCAGCGCGCCATCGTGCGGATGCTGCGTGAGGCAGGGGCGCTCGAGGTGCACGTCCGGATCTCCTCGCCGCCGGTCAGCTGGCCGTGCTTCTACGGCATCGACTTCGCCACCCGGGCGGAGCTGCTGGCCAACGGGTTGGACAACGACGGCATCCGGCGCTCCATCGGCGCCGACACGCTGGGCTACGTTTCGCTTCCCGGCCTGATCGCCGCGACCGAGCAGCCGAAGACCCGGTTGTGTCGGGCGTGTTTCGATGGGGAGTACCCGATCGAGCTGCCGGCCGGCAACCTGATCGGCAAGCACGTGCTCGAAGGTGTGAGCCGACGCGTCGCCAACTCGGCGTTGGAAGGCCCGCACACGAACGGCTCGTCCGTCGCCACTCCGGGTGGCGTTACCGCAAACCGCCCGTAG
- a CDS encoding sterol carrier family protein: MSSPHSKSAAVAAALSALDEGSRPERTVFREAVRSLLAVLAERAPGRSVEVRVPPYGAIQCVPGPRHTRGNPPNVVEMAPETWLMVATGRIGWAEAVAEGRVQMSGVRADLSAYLPLELS; this comes from the coding sequence GTGTCCTCTCCGCACAGTAAGTCCGCTGCCGTAGCCGCCGCGTTGTCGGCCCTCGACGAGGGGTCTAGGCCCGAACGGACAGTGTTCCGAGAGGCGGTCAGGTCGTTGTTGGCCGTCCTCGCGGAGCGCGCCCCCGGCCGATCGGTGGAGGTGCGCGTCCCACCATACGGGGCGATCCAGTGCGTACCCGGACCTCGACACACCAGGGGAAATCCGCCGAACGTGGTCGAGATGGCTCCGGAAACGTGGCTGATGGTGGCGACCGGGAGGATCGGTTGGGCGGAGGCGGTCGCCGAGGGTCGCGTCCAGATGAGCGGCGTCCGGGCGGACCTCTCGGCGTATCTGCCCCTCGAATTGTCTTGA